One Roseburia rectibacter DNA window includes the following coding sequences:
- a CDS encoding DUF6431 domain-containing protein: protein MKIVCETCGAPLKYYDTVSRIVRTKGHITIHVPVQRLKCPMCGCIHRNLPDYIYPYKQYEAEIIDGVVEGFITCDTIGFEDYPCEMTMFRWRSENL, encoded by the coding sequence ATGAAAATAGTATGCGAAACTTGTGGTGCCCCATTGAAATATTATGACACTGTTTCAAGAATTGTAAGAACGAAAGGGCACATAACAATACATGTTCCAGTTCAAAGATTAAAATGCCCTATGTGTGGTTGCATACATAGAAATCTTCCGGATTATATTTATCCATACAAGCAATATGAAGCTGAAATTATAGATGGCGTTGTGGAAGGATTCATAACCTGTGATACGATAGGTTTTGAGGACTATCCTTGTGAAATGACAATGTTTAGATGGAGATCAGAAAATTTATAA
- a CDS encoding beta-lactamase induction signal transducer protein, giving the protein MVLVLIALLAGVVIGLVLSKLIFKPKCVGTINVDNSTDTPYLFLELNEPLSISILQSKRVTLEVHIKNYVSQD; this is encoded by the coding sequence ATGGTATTGGTACTTATTGCATTATTAGCTGGGGTTGTCATAGGTCTGGTTTTATCAAAACTCATATTTAAACCTAAATGTGTAGGAACTATTAATGTTGACAATTCGACTGATACACCGTATCTCTTTTTAGAATTGAATGAGCCGCTAAGTATATCAATTCTACAGAGTAAGCGGGTAACATTGGAAGTACATATTAAAAATTATGTTTCGCAGGATTAA
- a CDS encoding DNA-directed RNA polymerase I, which translates to MSIFNEKQIEAMRSGKYICSKCGRVMEFEDEWEDTLVCSCGHNIGLDEYGCEGDEKYENLYSDENDGWDEDNPEGETYDEVCGELEDD; encoded by the coding sequence ATGAGTATTTTTAATGAGAAACAAATAGAAGCAATGAGGAGCGGTAAATATATTTGTTCTAAATGCGGAAGAGTAATGGAATTTGAGGATGAATGGGAAGATACATTGGTATGTTCCTGCGGTCATAATATTGGCTTAGATGAATATGGTTGCGAAGGCGACGAAAAATATGAAAATTTATATTCAGATGAAAATGACGGCTGGGATGAAGATAACCCAGAGGGAGAAACTTACGATGAGGTTTGCGGAGAATTAGAAGACGATTAA
- a CDS encoding DUF6353 family protein, which translates to MTPKWNKIITQSKIRLKHGSPTILTCLGAIGVVATSVLAIQATPKAVRKIRADSCINHDGDPDAYTKTEAFQSAWLCYIPTSLVGMSTIACIFGANILNKHQQATITSAYALLSNAYQDYERKTKEIFGEEGHQKIIDAIAAERADDVYISSSGICGSDSLSFSERNPEDVRLFYDSFSGRYFESTIPQVLEAEYHLNRNWALGREICVNDLYDFLGIDKIPGGEALGWFYEDGISWIDFNHHKTVLNDGLEVYVIDIEYPPRLWDEDDY; encoded by the coding sequence ATGACACCCAAATGGAACAAAATTATTACTCAATCAAAAATCCGATTAAAGCACGGATCTCCAACCATTTTAACATGTCTCGGTGCTATTGGAGTCGTTGCTACATCGGTATTGGCAATACAGGCCACGCCAAAGGCAGTGAGAAAAATTCGAGCCGATAGTTGTATTAATCATGATGGAGATCCAGATGCATATACAAAAACGGAAGCATTTCAATCAGCATGGTTGTGTTATATTCCAACATCACTTGTCGGGATGTCAACTATCGCTTGTATATTTGGGGCTAACATATTAAATAAACATCAGCAGGCAACCATTACAAGTGCTTATGCATTACTAAGTAATGCTTATCAGGACTATGAAAGAAAAACAAAAGAGATATTCGGAGAAGAAGGACATCAAAAAATCATCGATGCCATTGCGGCTGAAAGAGCAGACGATGTTTATATTTCTTCTTCAGGAATTTGTGGTTCTGATAGTCTGTCATTCAGCGAACGAAATCCGGAAGATGTGAGGTTGTTTTATGATTCATTTTCCGGACGATATTTTGAAAGTACAATTCCACAGGTGCTTGAAGCCGAATATCATCTGAATCGAAATTGGGCACTCGGAAGAGAAATTTGCGTAAACGATCTATACGATTTTCTTGGCATTGATAAAATACCGGGTGGAGAAGCGTTGGGCTGGTTCTATGAGGATGGAATTAGTTGGATTGATTTCAATCATCATAAAACAGTATTAAATGATGGTCTTGAGGTTTATGTAATTGATATTGAATATCCACCAAGACTGTGGGATGAGGATGATTATTAA
- a CDS encoding DUF6273 domain-containing protein, with translation MCVRETTLGEEIIDLTGKGVDIPTVERMYRKYIAITSEASTKKAAEEYCCFDVDALFPAIEAIRNLKAAFTGTCCSVLPEYFKVGDQIIIPLGDLGTFTATAQKVTDGKVLFIFDDYVTKRPMNENSSNEGGYEKSDLRKWIEKDLFKMFPAVIRDRISELSIPTLGEICGWDDEWDREHIEADGDKQLPLMKQRRNRVAYYDNEIEWGWLRNATKEEFLSACFAVVYHSGNEGYYVASGSCGVRPEFWLFR, from the coding sequence ATGTGTGTAAGAGAAACAACATTAGGAGAAGAGATTATCGATTTAACAGGAAAGGGAGTAGATATCCCTACGGTAGAAAGAATGTATAGGAAGTATATTGCTATTACAAGCGAAGCCAGCACAAAGAAAGCAGCAGAAGAATATTGCTGTTTTGATGTAGATGCATTATTCCCAGCAATTGAAGCTATTCGAAATCTTAAAGCTGCATTTACGGGAACATGTTGCTCAGTTCTTCCAGAATATTTTAAAGTTGGAGATCAGATTATCATTCCACTGGGCGACCTTGGAACTTTCACAGCGACTGCTCAGAAGGTTACGGACGGCAAGGTATTGTTTATATTTGACGACTACGTTACCAAACGTCCCATGAATGAGAATAGCAGCAATGAAGGCGGTTACGAAAAATCTGATTTGAGAAAATGGATCGAAAAAGATTTATTCAAGATGTTTCCGGCAGTCATTAGAGACCGTATTTCTGAATTATCTATCCCGACACTTGGAGAAATCTGTGGATGGGATGATGAATGGGACAGAGAGCATATTGAGGCTGACGGCGATAAGCAGCTCCCACTTATGAAACAGAGACGTAATCGGGTAGCGTATTACGATAACGAAATTGAATGGGGTTGGCTTAGAAATGCTACAAAAGAGGAGTTTCTTTCGGCTTGTTTCGCTGTTGTGTACCACAGTGGCAATGAGGGCTACTATGTAGCTTCGGGCTCTTGTGGGGTTCGTCCGGAATTTTGGTTGTTTAGATAA
- a CDS encoding DUF6353 family protein, which translates to MHKPNVSKVYNDLKKATIKHSPEILTGIGIAGMVSTTVLAVKATPKALLLIENEKKEQNRILHEEALAQHKEAIPIIDRLKPIDAIKVAWKPYIPAAITGTLSMACLIGASSVNIRRNAALATAYSLSETALRDYREKVVETIGEKKEQVIREHVAQKKVDENPMKSATVMVTGGGQVLFLEPVSMRYFRSDVQTVRKVVNDLNYRLTTGMEEYISLSEFYDEIGLSHTSTSDEIGWNILTDGQIEVEFRATVADNDEPCLMLDYQVSPRYDFTKLM; encoded by the coding sequence ATGCATAAACCTAATGTGTCTAAAGTGTACAATGATTTGAAGAAAGCTACTATCAAGCACAGTCCAGAAATTTTAACCGGAATCGGGATTGCCGGTATGGTAAGTACAACAGTGTTAGCTGTTAAAGCTACGCCAAAAGCATTACTTCTCATAGAAAATGAGAAAAAAGAGCAGAATCGTATTTTGCACGAAGAAGCACTTGCACAGCATAAAGAAGCGATTCCGATAATAGACCGCCTCAAACCTATTGATGCTATAAAAGTAGCGTGGAAACCTTATATTCCAGCGGCTATTACTGGAACACTATCTATGGCGTGTTTAATAGGAGCCAGTTCTGTAAATATCAGACGTAATGCTGCATTGGCTACGGCATACAGCTTATCAGAAACTGCATTACGTGACTATCGGGAAAAAGTGGTAGAAACAATCGGCGAAAAAAAAGAGCAAGTAATCAGAGAGCATGTTGCGCAAAAAAAAGTAGATGAAAACCCAATGAAATCAGCAACTGTTATGGTTACAGGCGGAGGACAAGTGTTATTTCTTGAGCCGGTATCCATGCGATATTTCAGATCTGATGTGCAGACGGTACGAAAAGTTGTAAACGATTTGAATTACCGACTTACAACCGGCATGGAAGAGTATATATCATTGAGTGAATTTTATGATGAAATCGGACTGTCACATACATCAACCAGCGACGAAATTGGATGGAATATCCTAACAGATGGACAAATTGAAGTAGAGTTTCGTGCCACCGTAGCGGATAATGATGAACCGTGTTTAATGCTGGATTACCAGGTGTCACCGAGATACGATTTTACGAAGCTCATGTAA
- a CDS encoding DUF6353 family protein, protein MNKETIVTSVKASMKKVTIKAKKYSPEILIVAGVVGTVASTVLACKATTKIESILEESKNTIDTIHQCSDNKDMADQYSEDDAKKDLAIVYIQTGVKLAKLYAPSVALGTLSIVSMVASNQILRKRNVALAAAYATVDKTLKEYRERVVERFGQEVDNELRYNIKAKKLEETVTDPETGKEKKVKKTVDVADPTVSDYVMFFDASTSEAYENNEDYNRMMLRGAQQYANDKLNADGFLFLSDVYDELGIKRTKLSQSVGWVKNGSGDGYVDFRAIETYRENEAGSLEKAWLLDFNVDGNILDLI, encoded by the coding sequence ATGAATAAAGAAACAATCGTAACATCAGTAAAAGCAAGTATGAAGAAAGTAACAATTAAAGCAAAAAAATACAGTCCGGAAATTCTTATCGTTGCAGGGGTAGTGGGAACTGTAGCCAGCACTGTTTTGGCATGTAAGGCAACAACAAAGATCGAGTCTATTTTAGAGGAATCTAAAAATACTATTGATACGATTCATCAGTGTTCAGATAATAAGGATATGGCCGATCAGTATTCGGAAGACGATGCAAAAAAAGATTTGGCAATTGTATATATCCAGACTGGAGTAAAATTGGCAAAACTTTATGCACCATCTGTGGCGTTAGGCACTTTATCTATCGTGAGCATGGTGGCATCCAATCAGATTCTTCGTAAGCGCAATGTGGCATTAGCAGCAGCATATGCAACTGTGGATAAAACGCTTAAGGAATATCGTGAACGTGTTGTGGAGCGTTTTGGACAGGAAGTTGATAATGAACTTAGATACAACATCAAAGCAAAGAAACTTGAGGAAACTGTGACTGACCCGGAAACAGGTAAAGAAAAGAAAGTAAAAAAAACTGTCGATGTTGCTGATCCAACAGTGAGTGATTATGTAATGTTTTTTGATGCATCAACAAGCGAAGCATACGAAAATAACGAAGATTATAACAGAATGATGTTAAGAGGAGCACAGCAGTATGCAAACGATAAATTAAACGCAGATGGATTTTTATTTTTGAGTGACGTTTATGACGAGCTTGGAATTAAGAGAACCAAATTGAGTCAGAGTGTTGGATGGGTAAAAAACGGTTCTGGTGATGGTTATGTAGATTTCCGTGCCATTGAAACTTACAGGGAAAATGAAGCAGGATCTCTTGAGAAGGCATGGCTTCTTGATTTCAATGTGGATGGCAATATTTTAGATCTTATCTAA
- a CDS encoding cell wall hydrolase, translating into MDELVLEINNACSISDNDIDLIALVAMAEAEGESELGKRLVIDTILNRFESDLFPDSIEDVIYQKNQFTSMWNGRIEKCYIDDTIRQLVVEELDCRRDDKVIYFTAGWYGKYGTPTYRVGHHYFSYQ; encoded by the coding sequence ATGGACGAACTGGTATTAGAAATCAATAATGCATGTTCTATATCAGACAATGATATAGATTTAATCGCTCTTGTCGCTATGGCGGAAGCAGAAGGTGAATCTGAGTTAGGAAAACGGCTTGTTATTGATACTATTCTGAATCGGTTTGAATCTGACTTATTCCCGGATTCAATAGAAGATGTGATTTATCAGAAAAATCAGTTTACTTCTATGTGGAATGGGCGAATCGAAAAATGTTACATTGACGACACTATTCGCCAGCTGGTTGTAGAAGAACTTGATTGTCGACGAGACGACAAAGTTATATATTTCACTGCCGGCTGGTATGGCAAATACGGAACTCCGACATATAGAGTCGGTCATCATTATTTTTCTTATCAATGA
- a CDS encoding histidine kinase codes for MDGFGNFISMLDFVLDTKRKRHITGGILLSASLLFGGLALTVMTINNEEDIDEQ; via the coding sequence ATGGATGGATTTGGTAATTTCATATCAATGTTGGATTTTGTGTTAGATACTAAAAGAAAACGTCACATTACAGGGGGCATTTTATTAAGTGCCTCTTTACTTTTTGGTGGTCTCGCGCTTACTGTAATGACTATTAATAACGAGGAGGATATTGATGAGCAGTAA
- a CDS encoding DUF5906 domain-containing protein, with the protein MIDFLMISTRSTKRGVIEIYPKFIIKKSDDLMIRGSDFYAIWVEDRGLWSTDEQDALQLIDRELDKYAEENRHRFTSDIKVLHMWDSENGMIDHWHRYCQKHMRDNFHMLDEKLIFSNTATNKKDYASKKLNYPLEAGDLSAYERLISTLYTEEERQKIEWAIGAVVSGESKTLQKFMVFYGSAGTGKSTVLNIIQQLFDGYYSVFEAKALGSASNVFALEAFKTNPLVAIQHDGDLSRIEDNTRLNSLVSHELMTVNEKFKSTYTNRFKCFLFVGTNKPVKITDAKSGLIRRLIDVSPSGNKLSPKEYKTVMKQVGFELGAIAYHCRDVYMNDPGKYDDYIPIAMLGASNDFYNFVIDSYHVFKKEDGTTLKAAWEMYKNYCDDAKVAYPYSQRVFKEELKNYFRDFQERFNLDDGTRVRSYYIGFRTEKFEEMPTEKNNCNSDENKCIQFRDDIKSIFDIECAQYPAQYASIEETPQKQWATVKTKLEDLDTSKLHYVKIPENHIVIDFDIPDENGNKSYEKNLEEASKWPPTYAELSKSGHGIHLHYIYDGDLSKLSRIYDEHIEIKVFTGNSSLRRKLSKCNDIPIASINSGLPLKGENKVVNFDTIKSERSLRTLIIRNLNKEIHPGTKPSIDFIYKILEDAYKSELKYDVTDLRNSILAFAANSTHQANYCLKLVNQMKFKSEEPALAVCNDEAKLVFYDIEVFPNLFLVNWKAEGEGKPVVRMINPSPGDIEKLMQFRLVGFNCRRYDNHILYARLMGYTNEQIYKLSQKIISGDKNCFFGEAYNISYTDVYDFASAGNKKSLKKLEIEMGNLTDDDLKKKGFSDEKIRIIKAGTHHQELGLPWDQPVPEELWIKVAEYCDNDVIATEAAFNYLEADWTARQILADLAGMTVNDTTNSLTTRIIFGNNRKPQSEFHYRNLAEPVESLDPESMEFLKEACPKMMESMHYGWKYSDKTEVPFDSASILPYFPGYVFDHGKSTYRGEEVKEGGLAQGVPGMYGNAALLDISSMHPHSAIAEVLFGPRFTKAFRDIVEGRVGIKHEAWDIVNTMLDGKLTPYIQRVIDGEMTSKDLANALKTAVNSVYGLTFASFDNPFRDPRNIDNIVAKRGALFMIDLKNEVLKRGFKVAHIKTDSIKIPDATPEIIQFVMDFGERYGYTFEHEATYDRMCLVNDAVYIAKYKSAEECQKMYGYVPGDNKKKGGKWTATGTQFQIPYVFKKLFSREEILFEDMCETKSVSTSLYLDLNENLPDVSEYEKEFSKAESDYKKGLLSDITFENTCQRLNPLIAEGHDYHFIGKVGQFCPIKAGRGGGLLVKEKDGKYYAATGAKGYRWLESEMVRELDKTADIDRTYYDKLVNEAVEAISQYGDFEWFVSDDPYISSFGANDGDMDDIMNPPEN; encoded by the coding sequence ATGATCGATTTTCTGATGATTTCTACCCGGAGCACAAAGCGTGGGGTGATAGAGATTTATCCGAAGTTCATTATTAAAAAGAGTGACGATCTTATGATCCGTGGAAGTGACTTCTATGCAATTTGGGTTGAAGATCGTGGTTTATGGTCAACAGACGAACAGGACGCCTTACAACTCATAGATCGAGAATTGGATAAATATGCGGAAGAAAACCGTCATCGCTTTACCTCGGATATAAAGGTTTTGCATATGTGGGATTCAGAAAACGGTATGATTGATCATTGGCATAGATATTGCCAAAAGCATATGCGTGATAACTTCCATATGTTAGATGAAAAGCTTATATTTTCCAATACAGCAACGAATAAAAAAGACTACGCCAGCAAAAAGTTGAATTATCCGCTTGAAGCTGGCGATTTGTCTGCTTATGAGCGATTAATCTCAACATTATATACAGAAGAAGAGCGGCAAAAAATCGAGTGGGCAATAGGAGCGGTTGTATCTGGTGAATCAAAGACATTGCAGAAATTTATGGTGTTTTATGGTTCTGCTGGTACTGGTAAATCTACAGTTTTAAATATTATCCAACAATTATTTGACGGATATTACTCTGTATTTGAGGCAAAGGCACTCGGATCGGCAAGTAATGTTTTTGCTTTAGAAGCATTTAAAACCAATCCGTTAGTTGCTATTCAACATGATGGAGATTTATCAAGGATAGAGGACAACACCCGTCTTAACAGTCTTGTATCGCACGAACTTATGACTGTCAATGAAAAGTTCAAGTCTACATACACTAATCGTTTCAAATGTTTTTTGTTTGTCGGAACAAATAAGCCTGTTAAAATCACGGATGCAAAATCAGGGTTGATACGAAGATTAATCGATGTGTCGCCATCTGGAAATAAGTTAAGTCCTAAGGAATACAAAACGGTTATGAAACAGGTTGGTTTTGAGCTTGGAGCTATTGCATATCATTGTCGTGATGTATATATGAATGATCCGGGTAAATATGATGATTATATTCCAATTGCAATGCTGGGCGCATCAAATGATTTTTATAACTTCGTGATAGATTCGTATCATGTGTTTAAAAAAGAAGACGGTACCACTTTGAAGGCTGCATGGGAGATGTATAAAAACTACTGCGATGACGCAAAGGTGGCATATCCATATAGTCAGCGTGTATTTAAGGAAGAATTGAAAAATTATTTTCGAGACTTCCAGGAGCGATTCAATCTTGACGATGGTACACGGGTTCGAAGTTATTATATTGGTTTTCGGACAGAAAAATTCGAAGAGATGCCGACTGAAAAGAACAATTGTAACTCAGACGAAAATAAGTGTATTCAATTCAGAGACGATATCAAATCTATATTTGACATTGAGTGTGCGCAATATCCGGCACAGTATGCGTCTATTGAAGAAACACCACAAAAGCAATGGGCTACGGTAAAAACTAAGCTTGAGGATTTGGATACATCGAAACTTCATTATGTAAAAATTCCAGAAAACCACATTGTTATAGACTTTGATATTCCGGATGAGAATGGAAATAAATCTTACGAAAAGAATCTCGAAGAAGCAAGTAAATGGCCACCCACATATGCAGAACTGAGTAAAAGCGGACATGGGATTCATCTGCATTATATTTATGATGGAGATCTGTCAAAGCTTAGCAGAATATATGATGAGCATATAGAAATAAAGGTGTTTACTGGAAATAGTTCATTACGACGCAAACTGTCAAAGTGTAATGATATTCCTATTGCTAGTATTAATTCTGGATTACCGTTGAAAGGAGAAAATAAGGTGGTAAATTTTGATACCATTAAAAGTGAACGAAGCCTGCGGACATTGATTATTCGGAATCTTAACAAAGAAATACATCCGGGAACAAAACCCAGTATAGATTTTATTTACAAGATACTGGAAGATGCATATAAAAGTGAGCTGAAATATGACGTTACAGATTTACGAAATTCAATTTTAGCATTTGCAGCTAACAGTACGCATCAGGCAAACTATTGCTTAAAACTTGTAAATCAGATGAAATTCAAATCTGAGGAACCTGCATTAGCAGTTTGTAATGATGAAGCGAAACTGGTATTTTACGATATTGAGGTTTTTCCGAATCTTTTTCTGGTGAATTGGAAAGCAGAAGGCGAGGGGAAGCCGGTTGTAAGAATGATCAATCCATCACCAGGTGATATTGAAAAGTTGATGCAATTCCGCCTTGTAGGATTTAATTGCCGCAGATATGATAACCATATTTTGTATGCAAGACTTATGGGATATACAAATGAGCAGATTTACAAATTGTCGCAGAAGATTATAAGTGGAGATAAGAACTGCTTTTTTGGAGAAGCATATAACATATCTTATACAGATGTGTACGATTTTGCATCGGCTGGAAATAAAAAGAGCTTAAAGAAGCTTGAAATTGAGATGGGAAATCTCACTGACGATGATTTAAAGAAAAAAGGATTTTCAGATGAGAAGATTCGGATTATTAAAGCTGGAACACATCATCAGGAACTTGGATTACCATGGGATCAGCCTGTTCCAGAAGAGCTTTGGATTAAGGTTGCTGAATATTGTGACAACGATGTCATTGCAACTGAAGCGGCATTTAACTATCTTGAAGCCGATTGGACAGCTCGTCAAATTCTGGCAGATTTAGCAGGAATGACGGTTAATGACACAACAAATTCACTCACAACCAGAATTATATTTGGAAACAATCGAAAACCGCAGAGCGAATTTCATTACAGAAATCTTGCAGAACCGGTTGAATCATTAGATCCGGAAAGCATGGAGTTTCTTAAGGAAGCTTGCCCTAAGATGATGGAATCAATGCATTATGGATGGAAGTACAGCGATAAGACTGAAGTTCCATTTGATTCTGCTAGCATTCTTCCATATTTTCCTGGGTATGTATTCGACCATGGGAAATCTACATATCGAGGTGAAGAAGTTAAAGAAGGTGGACTTGCCCAAGGCGTTCCTGGTATGTACGGAAACGCAGCACTTCTGGATATTTCGTCCATGCATCCGCATAGTGCAATAGCAGAGGTTCTGTTCGGTCCGAGATTTACGAAAGCGTTCCGAGACATTGTTGAAGGTCGTGTGGGTATCAAGCATGAGGCTTGGGATATTGTTAATACAATGCTGGACGGAAAACTTACACCGTATATTCAGAGAGTAATCGACGGTGAGATGACATCTAAAGATTTGGCTAATGCTTTGAAAACCGCTGTCAATTCGGTATACGGTCTGACATTCGCATCGTTTGATAATCCGTTCCGTGACCCAAGAAACATTGACAACATCGTTGCAAAACGTGGAGCGTTATTTATGATCGATCTCAAGAATGAGGTCTTAAAACGTGGATTCAAAGTGGCTCACATCAAAACCGATTCCATCAAAATTCCTGACGCTACTCCTGAAATCATACAGTTTGTTATGGATTTCGGTGAGAGATATGGATACACCTTCGAGCATGAAGCAACATATGATCGTATGTGTCTGGTTAATGATGCTGTTTATATTGCGAAATATAAGTCTGCTGAAGAATGCCAGAAAATGTATGGCTATGTTCCTGGCGACAATAAAAAGAAAGGTGGAAAATGGACTGCAACTGGCACACAATTCCAGATACCATATGTGTTCAAAAAGCTGTTTAGCAGAGAAGAAATCTTATTCGAGGATATGTGCGAAACAAAATCTGTGAGTACATCTTTATATTTGGATTTAAATGAGAATTTACCAGATGTATCTGAGTATGAAAAAGAGTTTTCAAAGGCTGAAAGTGATTATAAAAAAGGTCTTCTTTCAGATATAACATTTGAAAACACTTGTCAGCGATTAAATCCACTTATTGCGGAGGGGCATGATTATCATTTCATCGGAAAAGTTGGACAGTTTTGTCCGATTAAAGCTGGTCGTGGTGGCGGATTGCTGGTGAAAGAAAAAGACGGCAAGTATTATGCCGCAACGGGCGCAAAAGGATATCGTTGGCTTGAATCAGAGATGGTTCGGGAGCTCGATAAAACCGCTGATATTGACAGAACTTATTATGACAAACTTGTTAATGAGGCGGTAGAAGCTATTTCACAGTATGGTGATTTTGAATGGTTTGTATCGGACGATCCGTATATTTCATCATTTGGCGCAAATGATGGTGATATGGACGACATTATGAATCCACCGGAAAATTAA
- a CDS encoding N-6 DNA methylase — MFWNKNNQKKSMTKKKPLQKWTPTYVPPETKKQMITEPVKKGTNNMHQELQNKNWEKEFLHVFNGLLNQHRAWDVWRDFIVMYACAISNPLDKKHYEGREKRYMDIITKYGKEEQKIFPELAAIVTMALTDNPEQDFLGTIFMNLNLGNNLRGQFFTPYNVCRLMTELTIGAEIVTEIKKKGYISINDPCCGAGATLIAGVHAAQKYIDEAKIQLNYQNCVLAVAQDIDETVALMCYIQISLLGVAGYVKVGNSLTSPIVNGELTDNYWFTPMYYSNVWIERRLRS, encoded by the coding sequence ATGTTTTGGAATAAAAATAATCAGAAAAAATCAATGACGAAAAAGAAACCATTGCAAAAGTGGACTCCGACCTATGTACCGCCGGAAACAAAGAAACAAATGATAACAGAACCGGTAAAAAAGGGTACAAATAATATGCATCAAGAGTTACAGAATAAAAATTGGGAGAAAGAATTTCTACATGTATTTAACGGATTGCTTAATCAACATCGAGCGTGGGATGTGTGGCGTGATTTTATTGTGATGTATGCTTGTGCAATATCTAATCCATTAGATAAGAAACACTATGAAGGACGTGAAAAACGGTATATGGATATCATCACAAAATACGGTAAAGAAGAGCAGAAAATATTTCCAGAACTTGCCGCTATTGTAACAATGGCATTGACAGATAATCCAGAACAAGATTTTTTAGGAACTATTTTCATGAATCTAAACCTTGGTAATAATTTACGGGGACAATTTTTCACACCATATAATGTTTGTCGTCTAATGACAGAACTAACCATAGGAGCTGAAATAGTGACAGAAATAAAGAAAAAAGGTTATATTTCGATTAATGATCCGTGCTGTGGAGCTGGGGCAACATTAATTGCAGGGGTTCACGCGGCACAGAAATACATAGACGAAGCAAAAATACAGCTGAATTACCAAAATTGTGTTCTGGCTGTTGCACAGGATATTGACGAGACAGTAGCTCTGATGTGCTATATTCAGATTTCTTTACTTGGTGTTGCTGGATACGTTAAAGTTGGAAATTCATTAACGAGTCCGATTGTAAACGGCGAATTAACTGATAATTACTGGTTTACACCAATGTATTATTCAAACGTTTGGATCGAAAGGAGATTGCGTTCATGA
- a CDS encoding L-tyrosine decarboxylase: MKKRYSISEDNCKVCIADFYNNAAKIAGYHVTNKTSYDCRKICVSKSVEKLIREYYEENGTSKELIGTYWVLVGPKASIDSDDFVFDIEDGFVVAEVSKWQE, from the coding sequence ATGAAGAAAAGATACTCTATATCAGAAGATAATTGTAAAGTTTGTATAGCGGATTTCTACAATAATGCTGCCAAAATTGCCGGGTATCATGTAACGAATAAAACAAGCTATGATTGCCGTAAAATTTGTGTAAGTAAATCAGTAGAAAAACTTATTCGTGAGTATTACGAAGAGAACGGAACATCAAAAGAACTGATCGGAACATATTGGGTTTTAGTTGGACCTAAGGCATCAATCGACAGTGATGATTTTGTATTTGATATTGAAGATGGTTTCGTAGTAGCAGAGGTAAGTAAATGGCAGGAATAG
- a CDS encoding DUF5662 family protein translates to MSAQYDQYLTQHRSNVRRGYEWLCKNLPDVVENVTNAGWFAEFAHDKSKNEPDEYDAYDAYFYGHNRSYEVVQNYQRAWLLHIHRNPHHWQHWILINDDPEEGEIILEMPYDYIIEMICDWWSFSWQKENLTEIFNWYDEHSKYIKLAPGTKATVEVILDRIKEKLAKL, encoded by the coding sequence ATGAGTGCTCAGTATGATCAATATCTCACTCAGCACCGTTCTAATGTAAGACGAGGTTATGAATGGCTTTGTAAAAATTTACCAGATGTCGTTGAGAATGTTACAAACGCAGGATGGTTTGCTGAATTTGCACATGATAAGTCTAAGAATGAGCCTGATGAATATGATGCTTATGATGCATATTTTTATGGTCATAATCGATCTTATGAAGTAGTACAGAACTATCAGCGAGCGTGGTTACTCCATATTCACCGGAATCCGCACCACTGGCAACATTGGATTCTTATTAACGATGATCCAGAAGAAGGCGAGATAATTTTGGAAATGCCATACGATTATATTATCGAGATGATTTGTGATTGGTGGTCATTTAGTTGGCAGAAAGAGAATCTTACCGAAATATTTAATTGGTATGATGAACATTCCAAATACATAAAACTGGCTCCTGGGACCAAAGCTACAGTGGAGGTTATTCTTGACAGGATCAAGGAAAAACTTGCGAAATTATAG